One Phycisphaerae bacterium RAS2 DNA window includes the following coding sequences:
- a CDS encoding KWG Leptospira has product MKVKALGMGVVAVLMLGTSAAAQMFKGDGLYPIERDGRHGFIDGRGAVVVEPVYKDAGLSSEGLVRVSNDGKWGFVDMSGKLIIPPQFARAEDFHDGMARVYKPELIGGKHGFVDRAGKMIVDYLYADAGDFHDGLARVKTGDGWGYIDKTGRLAISHQFDEALDFSDGLACVKAGGKWGGRYGYIDKDGRFVINPRYEKAGSFNDGLAPVEQDGKWGYIGKDGELAIKPQFAAADIFCNGVARVRVGSIGATYGFIDKSGKLVANPKFDDARACLDDRAAVKVDGKWGFIDPKGRLVVKAQFDDAEDFVNGLARVQRDGDWIWIDPTGRVVWDGLGK; this is encoded by the coding sequence ATGAAGGTCAAGGCACTTGGAATGGGGGTCGTTGCCGTCCTGATGCTGGGAACCTCGGCGGCTGCACAAATGTTCAAGGGCGATGGGTTGTATCCCATCGAGCGCGACGGCAGACACGGATTCATCGACGGGCGCGGCGCGGTCGTCGTGGAGCCGGTCTACAAAGACGCCGGGCTGTCGTCGGAAGGACTGGTTCGTGTTTCGAACGACGGGAAGTGGGGGTTTGTCGATATGTCGGGGAAGCTGATCATTCCGCCGCAGTTCGCAAGGGCGGAAGACTTCCACGACGGCATGGCCAGGGTTTACAAGCCGGAGCTTATCGGCGGGAAGCACGGTTTCGTGGACCGCGCCGGTAAGATGATTGTCGATTACTTGTACGCCGATGCCGGCGACTTCCACGACGGCCTTGCCCGCGTGAAAACCGGCGATGGTTGGGGCTATATCGACAAGACCGGCCGGTTGGCCATTAGTCACCAGTTTGACGAAGCCCTGGACTTTTCCGACGGCCTGGCGTGTGTCAAAGCCGGCGGGAAATGGGGCGGTCGCTACGGGTACATCGACAAGGACGGCCGGTTTGTCATCAACCCGCGTTACGAAAAGGCCGGCTCGTTCAATGACGGTCTGGCGCCGGTCGAGCAGGATGGCAAATGGGGCTACATCGGCAAGGACGGTGAGCTTGCGATCAAGCCCCAGTTCGCCGCGGCGGATATCTTCTGCAACGGTGTGGCGCGCGTACGCGTCGGATCGATCGGCGCGACGTACGGCTTTATCGACAAGTCCGGTAAGCTCGTCGCGAATCCGAAGTTCGACGATGCCCGCGCCTGTCTGGACGATCGCGCCGCGGTGAAGGTCGATGGAAAATGGGGCTTCATCGATCCGAAGGGTCGGCTCGTCGTGAAGGCCCAATTCGACGATGCCGAGGACTTCGTGAACGGCCTGGCCCGCGTTCAGCGCGACGGCGACTGGATCTGGATTGATCCGACCGGCCGTGTCGTGTGGGACGGCCTCGGGAAATAG
- the comM gene encoding Competence protein ComM, with protein MLVRLQSFTLVGIEAVACEVEVNVASRGFEHTAIVGLPDAAVKESLDRVRTVLENCGYAGPSHRTLINLAPADVRKEGPSLDLPIALGLLFAADGSMPDAASHYMIAGELALDGRLRPVRGGLSMAMLAKREGYRGVILPRDNANEAAVVDGIEVIPAASLTEAVGFLTEQLPIEPMAVDLNEVFHQSSQYDVDFSDVRGQDGVKRAVTLAAAGGHNLLMIGPPGSGKTLMAKCLPTILPPLTLEESLETTRIWSAAGKLPSGAALLATRPVRTPHHSASAPALVGGGTIPQPGEVSFAHHGVLFLDEFAEFPRPVLETLRQPLEDGAVTISRAHSTIRLPAEFILVAAMNPCPCGYLGDPRRRCNCAVVQVEKYLSRISGPLIDRIDIHVTVPAVPYQELRHGKPGTTSAQMREWVMSARQRQRERFGEGTTTLNARMSPRQVRQHCQLDADGELVLKQSMSELGLSARAHDKVLRVARTIADVEGSDTIRAEFVGEAVHFRQLDRQR; from the coding sequence ATGCTGGTGCGGCTGCAATCGTTTACACTTGTCGGCATTGAGGCCGTCGCGTGCGAGGTCGAGGTCAACGTCGCCTCGCGCGGGTTTGAGCACACCGCGATTGTCGGCCTGCCAGACGCCGCGGTGAAGGAGAGCCTTGATCGCGTCCGGACCGTGCTGGAGAACTGCGGCTACGCCGGCCCGTCTCATCGCACCTTGATCAATCTTGCCCCGGCCGACGTGCGCAAGGAGGGGCCGTCGCTCGACCTGCCGATCGCGCTGGGTCTGCTCTTCGCGGCCGATGGTTCCATGCCCGACGCCGCCAGTCATTACATGATCGCGGGCGAGCTGGCGCTGGATGGGCGATTGCGGCCGGTCCGTGGCGGGCTGTCGATGGCCATGCTTGCCAAGCGCGAAGGGTATCGCGGAGTGATCCTGCCGCGCGACAACGCGAATGAGGCGGCAGTCGTCGACGGGATTGAAGTCATTCCGGCGGCGTCGTTGACCGAGGCCGTTGGGTTTCTCACCGAGCAGTTGCCGATCGAGCCGATGGCGGTCGATCTCAACGAGGTGTTCCACCAGTCGTCGCAGTACGACGTGGATTTTTCCGATGTGCGCGGGCAGGACGGCGTGAAGCGAGCGGTCACGCTGGCGGCCGCCGGCGGGCACAACCTGCTCATGATCGGCCCGCCCGGATCCGGCAAGACGCTCATGGCCAAGTGTTTGCCGACGATCTTGCCGCCGTTGACCCTTGAAGAGTCGCTGGAGACGACGCGCATCTGGTCGGCCGCGGGCAAACTTCCGTCCGGCGCGGCGTTGCTCGCCACGCGCCCGGTTCGCACGCCGCATCATTCCGCCAGCGCGCCGGCACTCGTGGGCGGCGGCACGATTCCCCAACCCGGTGAGGTCTCGTTCGCCCATCACGGTGTTTTGTTCCTCGATGAGTTTGCCGAATTCCCGCGGCCGGTGCTGGAGACACTTCGCCAGCCGCTTGAGGACGGCGCGGTCACCATCTCCCGCGCGCACAGCACCATTCGCCTTCCGGCGGAGTTCATCCTCGTCGCCGCGATGAACCCCTGCCCCTGCGGATACCTCGGTGATCCGCGCAGACGATGCAATTGCGCGGTCGTGCAGGTTGAAAAGTATCTGTCGCGCATCAGCGGGCCGCTGATTGACCGCATTGATATCCACGTGACAGTGCCCGCGGTGCCGTATCAGGAGTTGCGACACGGCAAGCCCGGCACCACGTCGGCCCAGATGCGCGAGTGGGTCATGTCAGCCAGGCAGCGCCAGCGCGAGCGCTTCGGAGAGGGGACCACGACTCTCAACGCCCGCATGTCGCCGCGCCAGGTGCGACAACATTGCCAACTGGATGCTGACGGTGAACTCGTACTGAAGCAGAGCATGAGCGAGTTAGGTCTTTCCGCCCGGGCGCACGACAAAGTACTGCGAGTGGCGCGGACTATCGCCGACGTGGAAGGAAGCGACACCATTCGGGCAGAGTTCGTCGGCGAGGCGGTTCATTTCCGCCAGTTGGATCGGCAGCGATAG
- the gdhA_2 gene encoding Glutamate dehydrogenase has protein sequence MAEMNPFKIAQQQLDEAAAKLGLDTATHELLRWPMKEFHFTLPVKMDTGKTRVFHAYRVQYNAARGPTKGGIRWHPDETIDTVRALAAWMTWKCAVVNIPLGGGKGGIICNPKELSETEKERLARTYIRAVARELGVHKDVPAPDVYTTPQIMAWMMDEYEVIVGHSHPGVITGKPLPLGGSEGRGDATARGGIYTVREAAAKINLDPSKATYAIQGFGNAGQFAATLHQEVLRGGKLLAVSDSAGGVYAKGGLDPQAIVKYKLETGRVSGFPGTTPISNADLLELDVDILYPAALEGVITGANANNIKAKLICELANGPTTPDADAILHKKGILVLPDFMANAGGVTVSYLEQVQNTYNYYWSIEAVYSQLDRHMTDAFNSVWKTREQAKVHMRLAAYMVSVARVAEACKLRGWV, from the coding sequence ATGGCCGAGATGAACCCGTTCAAGATCGCCCAGCAGCAACTCGACGAAGCCGCCGCCAAGCTCGGACTCGACACCGCCACCCACGAACTGCTGCGCTGGCCGATGAAGGAGTTTCACTTCACGCTGCCCGTCAAGATGGACACCGGTAAGACACGCGTCTTTCACGCCTACCGCGTTCAATACAACGCCGCGCGCGGCCCGACCAAGGGCGGCATCCGCTGGCATCCCGACGAGACCATCGACACGGTTCGCGCGCTCGCGGCCTGGATGACCTGGAAGTGCGCCGTGGTCAACATCCCCCTCGGCGGCGGCAAGGGCGGCATCATCTGCAACCCCAAGGAACTCTCGGAAACCGAAAAAGAGCGGCTGGCTCGCACCTACATCCGCGCCGTCGCGCGTGAACTCGGCGTCCACAAGGACGTGCCCGCGCCGGACGTCTACACGACCCCGCAGATCATGGCCTGGATGATGGATGAGTACGAAGTCATCGTCGGGCACAGCCATCCCGGCGTCATCACCGGCAAACCGCTTCCGCTGGGCGGCTCCGAAGGCCGGGGCGACGCCACCGCGCGTGGAGGCATCTACACCGTCCGCGAGGCGGCCGCCAAGATCAACCTCGATCCTTCTAAGGCCACGTACGCGATTCAGGGCTTCGGCAATGCAGGCCAGTTCGCCGCGACCCTGCATCAAGAGGTGCTGCGCGGCGGAAAGCTTCTGGCGGTGTCCGACTCCGCCGGCGGCGTCTATGCCAAGGGCGGCCTCGATCCGCAGGCAATCGTCAAGTACAAGCTCGAAACTGGGCGCGTTTCCGGTTTTCCCGGTACGACACCGATCTCCAACGCGGACCTGCTGGAATTAGACGTTGATATTCTTTATCCCGCGGCCCTGGAGGGCGTCATCACCGGCGCGAATGCGAACAACATCAAGGCCAAGCTGATCTGTGAGCTGGCCAACGGCCCGACGACCCCCGACGCCGATGCGATTCTGCACAAGAAGGGCATCCTCGTGCTGCCCGACTTCATGGCCAACGCCGGCGGCGTGACTGTGAGCTACCTCGAACAGGTGCAGAACACGTACAACTACTACTGGTCCATCGAGGCCGTGTACTCGCAACTCGACCGCCACATGACCGACGCCTTCAACTCTGTGTGGAAGACGCGCGAGCAGGCGAAAGTGCACATGAGATTGGCTGCTTACATGGTCAGCGTGGCCCGCGTGGCCGAGGCGTGCAAGCTCCGCGGCTGGGTGTAG
- the queG gene encoding Epoxyqueuosine reductase: MSNALPNLAATARAALVRDAASQLGLDACGIGPAAPIPRGEYLRAWLASGRSGTMRYLNRHVASREDVRVWLPWAKSVIVAALNYRQAEPAGTEPPARHSPRGRVAMYAWGEDYHVVLKEKLAALAERLQASLGQPFQFKVCVDTSAILERELAAMAGVGWIGKNTLVLNTALGSCFVLGELFTDLDLPFDAPQADHCGSCTRCLDACPTGAFPVAYEMDASRCISYLTIEHRGEIDPELAADMGDWVFGCDVCQDVCPFNQGHLETSEPRLMGTLDSARPRLGDLARWNGPTHRRATAGRATARATPATWRRSARIALENIVRRAAP; this comes from the coding sequence ATGTCAAACGCGCTTCCGAATCTTGCCGCAACGGCGCGCGCCGCGCTGGTTCGAGACGCTGCGTCGCAGTTGGGCCTTGATGCGTGCGGCATCGGACCGGCTGCGCCGATTCCGCGCGGCGAATACTTGCGCGCGTGGCTGGCGTCCGGCCGATCGGGAACGATGCGTTATCTGAATCGCCACGTGGCGTCGCGCGAGGACGTGCGAGTCTGGTTGCCATGGGCAAAGAGTGTGATCGTCGCGGCGTTGAATTACCGGCAAGCTGAACCGGCTGGGACCGAGCCGCCGGCGCGCCATTCACCGCGCGGCCGTGTCGCGATGTACGCCTGGGGCGAGGACTACCATGTCGTGTTGAAAGAGAAGCTGGCGGCACTGGCTGAGCGGTTGCAGGCTTCGCTGGGGCAGCCGTTTCAATTCAAGGTTTGCGTTGATACGTCGGCCATCCTGGAACGTGAGCTGGCCGCGATGGCGGGGGTGGGATGGATCGGAAAAAATACGCTAGTCTTAAACACCGCGCTGGGGTCCTGCTTTGTGCTGGGGGAATTGTTCACTGACCTGGACCTTCCGTTCGACGCGCCGCAGGCGGATCATTGCGGCAGTTGCACACGATGCCTCGATGCATGCCCGACCGGGGCATTCCCGGTGGCCTACGAGATGGACGCGAGCCGGTGCATTTCGTATTTGACGATTGAGCATCGCGGCGAGATCGATCCTGAACTGGCGGCGGACATGGGAGACTGGGTCTTCGGCTGCGACGTTTGCCAGGACGTGTGTCCGTTCAATCAGGGCCATCTTGAGACGAGCGAGCCACGGTTGATGGGTACGCTCGATTCGGCGCGGCCGCGCCTAGGAGACCTCGCGCGCTGGAACGGGCCGACGCATCGTCGCGCGACCGCGGGCAGGGCAACGGCGCGTGCGACGCCGGCCACATGGCGGCGCAGTGCGCGGATCGCGCTGGAAAACATCGTCCGTCGTGCGGCCCCGTGA
- the gdhA_1 gene encoding Glutamate dehydrogenase — MPSTTLQPANVKRNEKNNGVCRASTHGETKQPHETLPTGHHPNFNRITDEQFSKAAEHMKLESEIQMLLRTPYRELVVQIPVRMDDGHLELFHGYRVQHNAVRGPYKGGLRFHPEVDLNEVRSLAALMTWKTAIVDVPFGGAKGGITCDPTKMSRRELQTLTRGLTQKIDLALGVYRDIAAPDVNTNAQVMAWIMDEYGKKHGYTPAIVTGKPVNLGGSLGREEATGRGTMIITREVCKSMKRDIRKSTFAIQGFGNVGSWAARLLAEQGAKIVAVSDVKGGIFKESGLDIPAVVEHFKQTGSVVGFKGAKDITNDELLVLDVDILVPAALGGSIDHHNAEAVQAEIIIEAANSPVTPRADEILERRGVTVVPDILTNAGGVTVSYFEWVQNLQQVQWDLEHVNSQLEKKMVAAWNAVGGVHRDQKIPLRMAAYVVALQRVAEATRQRC, encoded by the coding sequence ATGCCATCGACGACGCTCCAGCCGGCCAACGTAAAGCGCAACGAGAAGAACAATGGCGTATGCCGCGCATCGACGCACGGCGAAACGAAGCAGCCGCACGAAACGCTGCCGACGGGGCATCATCCGAACTTCAATCGCATCACCGACGAGCAGTTCAGCAAGGCCGCCGAGCACATGAAGCTGGAGAGCGAAATCCAGATGCTGCTCCGCACGCCGTATCGTGAGCTGGTCGTGCAGATTCCGGTGCGCATGGACGACGGGCATCTCGAATTGTTTCACGGCTACCGCGTTCAGCACAATGCCGTGCGCGGACCGTACAAGGGCGGCTTGCGATTCCACCCGGAGGTGGACCTTAACGAAGTCCGCTCGCTGGCCGCGCTGATGACGTGGAAGACGGCAATTGTCGACGTGCCGTTCGGCGGCGCAAAGGGCGGCATCACCTGTGATCCGACGAAAATGTCGCGCCGCGAATTGCAGACGCTGACGCGCGGCCTGACGCAAAAGATTGATCTGGCGCTCGGCGTCTATCGCGACATCGCCGCCCCCGATGTTAACACCAATGCCCAGGTCATGGCCTGGATCATGGACGAGTACGGCAAGAAGCACGGCTACACACCCGCCATCGTCACGGGCAAGCCGGTGAATCTCGGCGGCTCACTCGGCCGCGAGGAGGCGACCGGCCGGGGTACGATGATCATCACGCGCGAAGTGTGCAAGTCGATGAAGCGGGACATCCGCAAGAGCACCTTCGCAATTCAGGGCTTCGGCAACGTGGGTTCGTGGGCGGCTCGGTTGCTCGCCGAGCAGGGCGCGAAGATCGTCGCCGTGTCGGACGTGAAGGGCGGCATCTTCAAGGAGAGCGGGCTGGACATTCCCGCCGTCGTTGAGCACTTCAAGCAGACCGGATCGGTCGTCGGATTCAAGGGCGCGAAGGACATCACGAACGATGAACTGCTCGTGCTGGACGTGGACATTCTCGTTCCCGCGGCGCTGGGCGGCAGCATCGACCACCACAATGCCGAGGCTGTCCAGGCGGAAATCATCATCGAAGCGGCGAACTCACCCGTGACGCCTCGCGCCGATGAGATTCTCGAGCGACGGGGCGTGACGGTCGTGCCCGACATTCTCACCAATGCCGGCGGCGTGACCGTTTCGTACTTCGAATGGGTTCAGAACCTTCAGCAGGTCCAGTGGGACCTGGAGCATGTGAATTCGCAGCTTGAGAAAAAGATGGTCGCCGCGTGGAACGCCGTCGGCGGCGTCCACCGCGATCAGAAGATTCCGCTTCGCATGGCGGCTTACGTCGTGGCGTTGCAACGTGTCGCCGAGGCGACGCGGCAGCGGTGCTAA
- the folP gene encoding Dihydropteroate synthase: MGILNVTPDSFSDGGRFAGVSAAVARALEIEAEGADVLDIGGESTRPGSMAVDAAEQIQRVVPVIREARTRGLRVPISVDTRSAKVAEAALNAGADMVNDVSGLRDDPAMPALIRERGAPFIVMHMKGTPATMQANPHYEDVVREVRAFFEQRAEALAAVGVDTSQMIVDPGIGFGKTTAHNLELLRRVSELSPKNGDAALFDASWPLLIGPSRKRFIGELLHEQDAAARDAGTAAVVAWCALAGVELIRVHDVRTMRGVVEMVARSDR, translated from the coding sequence ATGGGCATTCTAAACGTGACGCCCGACAGCTTCAGCGACGGCGGCCGGTTCGCAGGAGTGTCCGCGGCCGTCGCGCGAGCGCTGGAGATTGAAGCCGAGGGGGCGGATGTGCTGGACATCGGCGGGGAATCAACACGGCCCGGCTCGATGGCGGTGGATGCGGCGGAGCAAATTCAACGCGTCGTGCCGGTAATTCGTGAAGCACGAACCCGCGGATTGCGAGTCCCGATCTCGGTCGATACGCGAAGCGCGAAGGTGGCCGAAGCGGCGCTGAACGCCGGAGCGGATATGGTGAATGACGTGTCGGGGCTGCGAGATGACCCCGCCATGCCGGCGCTGATTCGTGAGCGAGGCGCGCCGTTCATTGTGATGCACATGAAGGGGACGCCGGCGACGATGCAGGCGAATCCGCACTATGAGGATGTCGTGCGGGAGGTCCGGGCGTTTTTCGAGCAGCGGGCTGAAGCGCTGGCCGCCGTGGGCGTCGATACGAGCCAGATGATCGTTGACCCGGGAATAGGATTTGGGAAGACCACTGCGCACAACCTCGAACTGCTCCGTCGCGTCTCGGAATTGAGTCCCAAAAACGGGGACGCAGCTCTTTTTGATGCCTCGTGGCCGCTGCTGATCGGCCCGTCGCGCAAGCGCTTCATTGGTGAATTGTTGCATGAGCAGGACGCCGCGGCGCGGGATGCGGGAACCGCGGCCGTCGTTGCATGGTGTGCGCTGGCCGGGGTCGAGTTGATTCGCGTGCATGATGTGCGAACGATGCGCGGTGTGGTTGAGATGGTCGCACGTTCGGACCGATAA
- the sppA_1 gene encoding Protease 4, which translates to MRSTIRNLALMMSVTLLAPAFAQTARAQEGKSIVAYFKVAGEISEQPEQMAGLGELFGGAAPTNMFDLLAKFKKARTDDKVKAVILDVENAALGVAQIQELRTQIEALRAADKDVWVFTETLGMGRLMLASAASKLVMMPRGVVELAGMYSEGLYFKRMLDKIGVQADIIHCGDYKSAGEPFYLEGPSKPAEEQTNRLIDSIFATLKSEICKSRKIEAAEFEKLIDKAILSPAEAKEAGLVDELMFREDFVKAIRKKYGKSAKVAFDYGRKKGPELDLENPFAIWGFFAEVMKPKEESEKPAIAVVYVEGPITQGASEPGMFGGPPSNAGSDTVRKAIAEAAADKNVKALILRVDSPGGSAIASEIIAEATMRFKKSGRPFICSMGNVAGSGGYYVATQADAIFAQPSTITGSIGVVGGKMVTKGLWDWVGVTGHEYKRGKHADLMNSNRKFTEEEHKVISGFMNRIYGEFKERVTQGRGDKIKGDLESLAGGRVYTGDQAIEIGLVDRLGGFADAIRYTASEADIESDYELKVFPKPKSLSDIFAEAFSGGKDKDHEFIHTGAVVRTGVQALSRYAQMPAMAAGLEAVRRLDPVKARAVEDFLIHMELLSRDGVLLIGPSFTTLSK; encoded by the coding sequence ATGCGAAGCACGATCCGAAACCTCGCCTTAATGATGTCCGTCACGCTTCTTGCGCCGGCGTTCGCGCAGACCGCCCGCGCGCAGGAAGGCAAGAGCATCGTCGCCTACTTCAAAGTCGCCGGTGAGATTTCCGAGCAGCCGGAGCAGATGGCCGGACTCGGTGAATTGTTCGGCGGCGCGGCCCCCACCAACATGTTCGATCTGCTGGCCAAGTTCAAGAAGGCCCGGACGGACGACAAGGTGAAGGCGGTCATCCTCGATGTCGAGAACGCGGCACTGGGCGTCGCCCAGATTCAGGAATTGCGCACGCAGATCGAAGCGCTGCGTGCGGCCGACAAGGACGTGTGGGTCTTCACCGAGACGCTCGGCATGGGCCGGTTGATGCTGGCCTCGGCCGCGAGCAAGCTGGTGATGATGCCGCGCGGCGTGGTCGAACTGGCCGGCATGTATTCCGAGGGACTGTACTTCAAGCGCATGCTGGACAAGATCGGCGTGCAGGCCGACATCATTCACTGCGGCGACTACAAGTCCGCCGGCGAGCCGTTCTACCTTGAAGGTCCGAGCAAGCCCGCGGAAGAGCAGACCAATCGACTCATCGATTCGATCTTTGCCACGCTCAAGAGCGAAATCTGCAAGAGCCGCAAGATCGAAGCTGCGGAATTCGAGAAGTTGATCGACAAGGCCATCCTGTCACCCGCCGAGGCGAAGGAAGCCGGCCTCGTTGACGAATTGATGTTCCGCGAGGACTTCGTCAAAGCCATTCGCAAGAAGTACGGCAAAAGCGCGAAAGTCGCCTTCGACTACGGACGCAAAAAGGGGCCGGAGCTTGACCTTGAGAACCCGTTCGCGATCTGGGGTTTCTTCGCCGAAGTCATGAAGCCGAAGGAAGAGTCGGAGAAGCCCGCCATCGCCGTGGTTTACGTCGAAGGCCCGATCACCCAGGGCGCAAGCGAGCCGGGCATGTTCGGCGGACCGCCGTCCAACGCCGGGTCCGACACAGTGCGCAAGGCCATCGCCGAGGCAGCGGCGGACAAGAACGTGAAGGCGCTCATCCTGCGCGTCGATTCGCCCGGCGGATCGGCCATCGCCAGCGAAATCATCGCCGAAGCCACGATGCGATTTAAGAAGAGCGGCCGACCGTTTATCTGTTCAATGGGCAACGTCGCCGGCAGCGGCGGGTACTACGTCGCCACGCAGGCGGACGCCATCTTCGCGCAGCCCTCAACCATCACCGGTTCCATCGGCGTTGTCGGCGGCAAAATGGTGACGAAAGGCCTGTGGGACTGGGTCGGCGTCACCGGCCATGAATACAAGCGCGGCAAGCACGCCGACCTCATGAACAGCAACCGCAAGTTCACCGAAGAGGAGCACAAGGTCATCAGTGGCTTCATGAACCGCATCTATGGCGAGTTCAAGGAGCGCGTCACACAGGGCCGAGGCGACAAGATCAAGGGCGATCTGGAGAGCCTCGCCGGCGGTCGCGTGTACACCGGCGATCAGGCGATTGAGATCGGCCTCGTCGATCGACTTGGTGGATTCGCCGATGCAATTCGCTACACCGCAAGCGAGGCGGATATCGAAAGCGACTACGAATTGAAAGTCTTCCCCAAGCCCAAGAGCTTGAGTGACATCTTCGCGGAGGCGTTCAGCGGCGGGAAGGACAAGGACCATGAGTTCATCCACACCGGCGCGGTTGTGCGAACGGGCGTCCAGGCGCTTTCGCGGTATGCACAGATGCCCGCGATGGCGGCGGGCCTGGAAGCCGTCCGTCGTCTCGACCCGGTCAAGGCACGGGCCGTGGAGGATTTTCTGATCCACATGGAACTTTTGTCACGCGACGGAGTATTACTGATTGGCCCGAGCTTCACGACCTTGTCGAAGTGA
- the rmlD_1 gene encoding dTDP-4-dehydrorhamnose reductase, protein MAGLDGQRVWVPGGTGLLGTPLVRRLREAGADVRADDASTCDITRAVQVAAVTKEFVPQVVINCAAFTQVDACETGEAEAMAVNADGAGHVAAAAQRVGARLVQISTDYVFASAPDSHQGATPRRAWRVDDAAGPPEALCAYGRTKLAGEQRVLKADSGALIVRTAWLYGRDGPGFPQAILRQARAGGPLRVVDDQTGSPSYAEDVADAIVRLVLAEADRANRVVHVTNAGIATWCDFARSLVDLAGIKTDVIPITTAESGRAARRSAWSVLDTTLYEQLTHHTVRSWRDAVTDFLQNDLRDRAPD, encoded by the coding sequence ATGGCCGGACTGGACGGACAGCGCGTTTGGGTCCCGGGCGGGACGGGCCTTCTGGGGACACCGCTGGTGCGTCGATTGCGCGAGGCCGGAGCGGATGTCCGCGCGGACGACGCCTCAACGTGCGACATCACGCGCGCGGTGCAGGTTGCGGCAGTCACGAAGGAATTTGTTCCCCAGGTCGTGATCAACTGCGCGGCGTTTACGCAGGTCGATGCGTGCGAGACAGGTGAGGCCGAAGCGATGGCGGTCAACGCCGATGGAGCGGGGCACGTCGCCGCCGCGGCGCAAAGGGTTGGGGCGAGGCTCGTCCAGATTTCGACCGATTATGTATTTGCAAGTGCGCCCGATTCGCACCAAGGCGCGACGCCACGTCGCGCGTGGCGAGTGGACGATGCAGCCGGGCCGCCCGAAGCGCTATGTGCCTATGGTCGAACGAAGCTGGCAGGCGAACAGCGCGTGTTGAAGGCGGATTCGGGGGCGCTGATTGTCCGTACGGCATGGTTGTACGGCCGCGATGGGCCGGGCTTTCCGCAGGCGATCCTCCGGCAGGCGCGGGCCGGCGGGCCGTTGCGGGTCGTCGATGACCAAACCGGCTCGCCGAGTTACGCGGAGGATGTTGCGGATGCGATCGTGCGCCTGGTCCTCGCCGAGGCCGACCGGGCGAACCGTGTTGTGCATGTGACGAATGCCGGCATCGCCACGTGGTGCGATTTCGCCAGGTCTCTTGTCGATCTCGCTGGAATAAAGACAGACGTCATACCAATCACGACGGCGGAATCGGGCCGCGCCGCGCGAAGGTCGGCCTGGAGCGTGCTGGACACGACGTTGTACGAGCAATTGACGCATCACACGGTGCGAAGCTGGCGCGACGCGGTAACGGACTTCTTGCAGAACGATTTACGCGATCGCGCGCCCGATTGA
- a CDS encoding putative ABC transporter ATP-binding protein, whose product MSHSYDVAITRFPLFSGFTPHGAQAILQAGQVRELSPGDIVFKEKDAAECALLVLDGRLEVFVQRDGKDMSLKFSEPGAIVGELAVLCGIPRSASVRAAEKSVILEWSAPAFRRILLGDPFLSQRIFREALRTLIEKEQSLIESLTGSKG is encoded by the coding sequence ATGTCCCACTCATACGATGTCGCCATCACGCGGTTTCCGCTTTTTTCGGGTTTTACGCCGCACGGCGCGCAGGCGATTCTTCAGGCCGGCCAGGTTCGCGAGCTAAGCCCCGGCGACATCGTCTTCAAGGAGAAAGATGCGGCCGAATGCGCGCTGCTGGTCCTGGACGGCCGTCTTGAAGTGTTCGTTCAGCGCGATGGAAAGGACATGAGTTTGAAATTCTCCGAGCCGGGCGCGATCGTCGGCGAATTGGCCGTCCTGTGCGGAATCCCGCGTTCGGCATCGGTCCGGGCTGCGGAAAAGTCCGTGATTCTGGAGTGGTCTGCCCCGGCGTTCCGTCGCATTCTCCTGGGCGATCCGTTCCTCTCCCAGCGCATCTTCCGTGAAGCGCTGCGCACCCTGATCGAAAAGGAGCAATCGCTTATCGAGTCGCTAACCGGCTCAAAGGGCTGA